tgagttttattatttaactgaTCATGTTCTGTTTTAATAGCAGGGGGAAGCAGTTCTGGTTTGTCAAGATTAATTATAGGTATAATTTatgtctttaattatatttcttgtCGTTTTCTTGTTTCGCAAAAAGGTGTACTCACTGTATAAACTGTTTTTACAACCTCTTTGATAGAATTTTCGATAGCAGAAACATTAAAAAGTAACTAAGAGGGGGGGTGAAAGTGGCATGAACTATATAAGAAACAAAGTACCAAACCAAGACAACCTGCGTTGTGAAAAGATGACTCATCTGTTGTTACTAGTTCTGGTTTATATTGAAAAGCAAATGATTTATGTGGTCTGTCATCATTTATGTCACCGAATTTAGAAGTTAAACTAAACCATGACATACTTGATACGTTCCTCACATTGTGAATGTATCGAAATTTCAGAACCTTCATTTCAAGGACTAGAAGAGCTGAATTACCTTCTACTTTTGCTTGCAGGTTTTATTGTAGCTGGAGGAACTGGTGCACTGCTGACATGCGTCGTAATTTACATTTTTGGAAGAAAATTGTCACCAATTTTGTCAGACATTCGGCAGGCGAGAAAGATTGATCGAGACATTGAGGCTTTCATCAGAAATAATGGGCCACTTCCCATAAAAAGGTACTCATATTCAGATATCAAGAAAATGACCAATTATTTTGAGTCCAAACTGGGACAAGGTGGTTATGGTCAAGTTTATAAGGGAAATCTATGCAACAAATCTCCCGTGGCTGTGAAGCTACTGAATGCTTCCAAGGGAAACGGGGAAGAATTTATCAACGAGGTTATAAGCATCAGTAGAACATCCCATGTAAATATCGTTAATCTCCTTGGTTTCTGTCTTGAAGGCAAGAAGAAGGCTATTATATACGATTTTATGCCCAATGGATCACTTGAAAAGTATATTCACAACAAGAATTTGGAAACTGACCCACCTTTGAGTTGGCAAAGGCTACACCACATTGCTGAAGGAATAGCCAAAGGATTGGAGTACTTGCACAGAGGCTGCAACACTAGGATATTACATTTTGACATAAAACCAAGCAACATTCTTTTGGACAAAAATTTCTGTCCTAAAATCTCTGATTTTGGGATGGCCAAGCTCTGCTCAAACACACAAAGTATCATATCTATGTATGGTGCTAGAGGGACAGTTGGGTACATAGCTCCAGAGGTGTGGAACAGAAGCTTTGGAGGGGTTTCGTATAAATCTGATGTTTATAGTTATGGAATGATGATTTTGGAAATGGTTGGAGGAAGGCAAAATATCAGCATTGAAGCAAGTCATTCAAGTGAGACATATTTTCCCCATTGGATATACAAGCACGTTGAGGTGGGAAAAAATTTGGCATGGCATGAAGGTATGATCCCAgaggaaaatgaaatttgtaagaaaatgaTTATTGTGGGATTGTGGTGCATACAGACAATCCCTTCTGACAGGCCTGCTATGAGTCGGGTGGTTGAAATGTTAGAAGGAAGCACGGATCAATTGCAAATTCCACCCGAGCCATTCATATTTAGTCCTATGAAAACTGAAGTGGATATTTGCACCACTAGTAGCAGCGATTGATTCTCACATTTTCAGAACTTCCAAGAACTATTGTATAATTAAGTTTCCATTTCCAAAATCAACTTTCCAATACTGTTAATGATTGTGTAAATAGTCGAGATAAAGAAGCTTGAAGAGTTAATTTACCTGCGGACTTGCTAATTGAGTTAATTATAAGATTAGTTAATGATAGTTAACTTGAAGCAAGTCTAATGCATGGGAGGATTTAACAGAGGAGttcaattaagataaaaaaagaacatataCATATTACacatgaaatgaaattgttgcGCGATAAATAAGACTAAGTTATAATAtacaagtatcattttccttgtGTATAAATATCCGCATTCTGCTCAGAGCTTTTGTCACATTTTATAGGTACGTGGTAAAATAATAAGGGTCtgtccatataaaaaaattgaatgaaaaagactGATATAGAAATCTTAAGATACTTATCAGGTTACTTGAAAGTTTCATTTTTCGTAAAAATCTTTTTCTCGGACACATGTGATGCACTCGGGTATATTGCCACAGCACCAAAAGCTACCCCGTGTGAAAGGGCAAAAAGTTCCACAAAAGAAGTTCTATTCCTCTGTTATTCTAGTTAGTCAAATGAAACTTCTGTTATCCACTCAAATATTTTATCCATCCTCGTTTCAGAAAATGGTATATAATACTACAATCAAAACACAACCATACACCACTTGATAAATCTTGTTCTTTTGCCTTAATTTTCTTTCCGTAAAGATCAAAGAAACTACCCACTTTTCTGTTCTGTCTCCAAGTTTTCAACGAAAGCATGCCAGGCTTCACCATTAAGATCACTCAGGCCTTTTCATCCAGCCATCCAACTATGACCACCCCTTCCTCCTTCCTTGCATCCATACTCGCCCTTGCTTTCTTCTTAGCAACTTTGCCACAATCCTACtctcaacaacaaaacaacacCTACTCCATTTGCAGCCAATCTTTCAGTTGTGGAACTCTCACAAACATATCCTATCCTTTCTGGGGAGGGAACCGACCCCAGTTTTGTGGCCGCAATGGCTTCAACCTCACCTGCATGGATAACCGAAACACTTCGCTTCAAGTTGGTTCCATGAACTTCCATGTACTACACATCAACCAAACGGCTTCCACCATGAGAATGGTGCGAACAGACCTTGTCTATGATCGCTGCTCTTCCAATTTCACCAACACTTCTCTCAGTTCCAGTCCCTTCTCTTTCCTCCCCACCGTCCAGAATGTCACTGTATTCTACGATTGCCCCTCTCAGGATTCTGTCGGGGGAAACTCCTTTACGTGTCAGAATGATACTAATAAACACGCTTTCTATGTGGTCAATGGAACTCAGCTGAGGCAGTTCCCGGGCCTTCAGAACTGCGGGGTTAGCGTTCTGGTGCAAGTTTCAGAGGGTGTTGTTTGGGATTCTGGGAACGGGATTGAGCCGCTGAAGAAAGCGTTGGATCAAGGGTTTGATGTGAAGTTTGATGCAGAGTGGAGTTCTCAGTGCACAGCATGCAGGGATTCTGGAGGAGCATGTGGAACGAATGAGAATGATTCCGATCAGTTTTCTTGTTATTGCTCGGGTGGAACTCGAGGTTCAGTGTGCTCTACTCACGAAAGTATGTTCTCTTTTCTCTTATCTCTTCATTTTCTGAATTGAATACTGATAGACCAAAAAGGTTTCTATTATTTAGTGTCCTACCATTTTGGTCTCATGCACACACAAGCTTAACTCATCCTAAATGATAAAGGTGAAGAAAATACATAACGAAGGAGATTATGTTTCATCTAAGTGTAAAACGTAGTTAAtgaaaaacttaacaaattgtattaaaaaggaaaacctCTAATACTAGTCATAATTTCCTAGTGTTAGTTTTCTCCTTTTGATATTAATGGCATTTTAGACTGTAGATACAGTGATGGAAATATATTAATTGGGAATGTGCGTCATGTGAAAGAAACATGGTTAAAATATAGGGAATCTACGTGgcaataatttttagtttggCAGTGAAAATGCTTAGAATTATAGCAAACAGAGTcaagttttttttgtttgttttagcATCATAGTTTGACCTGGATGCTGCAGATGAGACGTTCCAGCTAATCGGAACCCCATTTAGTTTAAACAAATATACCTTGTGCAGCATCTGCATATTACTAATTTActgtataatataataaaataataacaataataaactaCATATTGATGAAAAAACAGGTCACAAAAGTACACCAGCGTGGCATGACTAATAGACACGCAACACTTTCTGCTCGTTTTCCGCAATGGTTGACTTTTCAGTTACCACTGCCTTCCAGAGTAATGGTAGGCCACGTGTTGGTGTGGTTTAGGTAGATACTTGTTGGAGTTCAAGAATCAATCACGGGGTTAAGTTTGAAAATTGTAACACTCACTTTAACTTATTAGGATTGGTAggatttaacatttttaaacataataCTCACTGTTATAATTGGAGTTTGAATTCACATGTGACATTTTTGTCCATTAAGATCTCAATCATTATAGTGACGTATGTTTTTTCGTGCAGGTAGCAGGAATAGCAGAGTGTTGAAGCTGGTTTTaggtgctttttttttttttttttgcaaacaCTTCTTATATTATGTGCATGTGTTTTCTCGACATATATCATGTAAGACAATCTTAATCGATCATAAACTCTGCTAACAGGTTTCGTCGGTACTGGATTTGCACTACCACTAATCGCTGTGATCATATGCCGCAACAAAGCTAGAATTtggaaatttatattaatacaaTTGGGCAAGATCAAAAAGAATGATCGAATTATAGAAGCCTTCCTTGAAAGCCAAGGTTCTATGGGTATAAAGAGATACAGTTTCTCTGATGTTAAGAAAATGACCGACTCCTTCAAAATTAAACTGGGGGAAGGTGGTTATGGATCTGTGTACAAAGGAAAGTTACTCAACGGTTGTTCGGTGGCAGTGAAGATACTGAACGAATCAAAGGAGAATGGCGAAGAGTTTATCAATGAGGTTGCTAGCATAAGCAAAACATCTCATGTTAACATTGTCTCTCTCCTTGGATTCTGCCTAGATGGAAGCAGAAAAGCCCTCGTGTATGAGTTTATGTCCAATGGTTCACTTGAGAAGTACATTCACAAGAAATCAgcagacaaaaataaaacaacttctCCACCCTTGGGTTGGGACAGGTTGAACCAGATTGCAATAGGCATAGCTCGAGGACTTGAGTATTTGCATAAAGGATGCAACACTCGGATTCTGCATTTTGACATCAAGCCACATAACATCCTTTTGGACGAAACTTATCGCCCAAAGATATCAGATTTTGGACTTGCCAAGCTGAGCACAATAGATGAAAGCATTATATCAATGTCAAATGCTAGAGGGACAGTAGGGTATGTGGCTCCTGAAGTGTTCAATAAAAGTTTTGGAGGTGTTTCACACAAGTCTGATGTTTACAGCTATGGAATGATGCTACTAGAAATGGTTGGAGGACAGAAGAACATCAACGTTGAAGCTAGTCGATCAAGCGAACTATATTTCCCACACTTGGTTATTTACAAGAAGCTTGAGCAGGGCAATGATCTGGGACTTGATGGGATATTGTCTGGTGAGGAGAATGAAATAGCAAAGAGAATGACTATGGTGGCTTTGTGGTGCATTCAGACAATTCCTTCTCACAGACCTACCATAAGTAGAGTGATTGACATGTTGTTAGGTAGTGCGGATTCCTTGGAAATGCCACCAAAACCTTTCCTCTCTTCTCCTCCAAGATCAAAAGATTTTTCCACTGCAATGTCCCAATCATTTGATAGTCTCTCATGCAGCTCATAGTTGCATCTCTTCTGTCAGAATTTTTTCAAACCGAACATTCGGTATTCATGATCAAAGTTTAAGGTTTGATgtctttcattttcatgcaaTAGTTATTTAAgtgtccttttttttattatttgggtGATGGGCATCATGCATGCATATGTAGACCCTAAACCCTGAAATAACTGCAACAATATGAAACAGTTTGTgcctttcatatatataatagttactTATTTGCTATTCATGGATAAAATGTTATACAATTCggttaaataacatttttattattttcttaaaagaacatgacatttgattaaaattcaattaGGTAGCtgttttttattgtaaaaatattttttataattaagaaaaaatagagtggtttttatatattttaaaattatataagattttGTTAATCTAACCTAATTTCGGATTCAATGTATAATGATGGTGATGTGAGAAGGAAAAGGCATCCATTCTGGTACGCTCGTGTAAGGAAATGACAGGTTTCCAACTATATACGGGGATTGCATAACTAATGGAACCTAAAAGTTGCGTAAAGGTTCTTCGCtaagtttcttattttaattttattatcatcttTGTCACTGTTCttcatgagtttttttttttttttttcattttattttgctgtgttgaaattttatttaaaataaagagcAACAAATGATTGGGTAGACCAAACTCATATATAGCTGTGTTACTTTCATTTGCCTAATGTCCATTCTGgtgattaaaattataaaagggaATAAAGCATTTTGAGGTTGGAATATTACCAAagcaattcaaaataaatatgttagtaCCTGCAATTAAATCCATGGTCCCAATACACAAATAGCCTATCTTTTTCGATTAGGCGTATATGTTtgtaaaataaaaggtaattgaAATATACGATTTGATTATgtttttcatcaaacaattcattctctttttcacAAAGACAAAATGAGGTTtctaagaaataaataattagctTCATTATCGAAGGTCATTAAACTAATTATGTTGAATCATGGATGACGTGTTTTTCTAAATCAACGTCAATGTAGCTAAGCACtccttaaaatttgaaaacatgatAATATCTGTTAATATTGgttatttagtatatttatgACAAGtattgattaatataaaaaacattaattacaatttaaaatagtttttattttttaactaaaatatatgtcagtataacttttttatatcatCGTGTAGTAATAATGCCACATACAACAAAGTTATTGAATTTTATAACGATGgtagaattttaaatatttaaatataaattaaaaaaataatatgatatgtaaaaaaatataaataaatatcattttaataaaaggttttacaatttatttaaaaaaggatttattaagtttataaaaaaaaataaaaatgagaaatatattGTAGTAAGTCTTATTTAAGTCTAAAGTAATTATTGATGGTTAGAAAATAAGAAGGTCttagaaaatggaaaatcaGGAAGAGACTCCCATAAAATTCCTCGTCGCACAAATGTCATCTAAATAAGCGTTCATCTACTGCAAACTCCACTCATTAAGGTCCTCTTCTCCTTCCTCTTCCACCCTCTTCCTTCCACCTATAAATACACGTCGCACCTTTCTCTCACTAACAGATTTTCTCTCACCAGCacactttctctttcatctcaaCCTTCtggattttcttttcctttcttcaggTAACCGTCCATGGTGCTCTTCAACGTTTCGCGCGTAGACACTACTCCCTTCGATGGCCAGAAGCCTGGAACCTCTGGTCTCCGCAAGAAGGTTGCATTTCTTCTCTACTTCTTCTCAATTCTCACTCGCCATTTCATTCATTCCCAAATCACTTCATCCTTTGATTTCTCCGCGCTCCGTAGattctttcttgttttcttcttctcagaGCTGCAGTGCTGGATCTTGTCTTGAAACGAGTTATTCTGATTCCGATCTCCTTCGGATCATGTTGTTTTGATTGAGCTGCATGTGAGTTTATGCGCTGTGTTTGAGATGAATCGCGATTGGATCAGAACGAATTCGATATACGCCGTTTAGGATcagtttaattgtttagttgTTTGGAATTGCAATgtagtttgaattattttttctgttgTAAGATCTGTTTCACATCTGTGCTTTCTTCTTCGTTGCTTgttatttcttctattaatagTAATGGTTCCTTGCTTGATGGATCTTTTCAGGTGAAAGTATTTGTTCAACCTCATTACCTCCATAACTTTGTT
This genomic stretch from Vigna radiata var. radiata cultivar VC1973A chromosome 7, Vradiata_ver6, whole genome shotgun sequence harbors:
- the LOC106767680 gene encoding LEAF RUST 10 DISEASE-RESISTANCE LOCUS RECEPTOR-LIKE PROTEIN KINASE-like 2.1, with product MFIKIALVCFVSTLFLFFTNTSAIHNTSFSPTCLTQRCSSGPNISYPFWLSLTDQLCGYHELGLLCSGGVTIFSHIGLYYTVQNIDYENHSLKLLDPDTFNQTCPKALHAVPLGNLPLTHSPLNLNLSFYYNCTNYPSGVPSIQCLRSGANQSFVFVSGNEARGFDWSGNCEEKIVVTVMKDAITSDGDLISQFPSAMDKGFVLEWHTASYCLQCEASDGVCGYSNPEKKVLCFCKDGSTKDTSCYAGGSSSGLSRLIIGFIVAGGTGALLTCVVIYIFGRKLSPILSDIRQARKIDRDIEAFIRNNGPLPIKRYSYSDIKKMTNYFESKLGQGGYGQVYKGNLCNKSPVAVKLLNASKGNGEEFINEVISISRTSHVNIVNLLGFCLEGKKKAIIYDFMPNGSLEKYIHNKNLETDPPLSWQRLHHIAEGIAKGLEYLHRGCNTRILHFDIKPSNILLDKNFCPKISDFGMAKLCSNTQSIISMYGARGTVGYIAPEVWNRSFGGVSYKSDVYSYGMMILEMVGGRQNISIEASHSSETYFPHWIYKHVEVGKNLAWHEGMIPEENEICKKMIIVGLWCIQTIPSDRPAMSRVVEMLEGSTDQLQIPPEPFIFSPMKTEVDICTTSSSD
- the LOC106766588 gene encoding LEAF RUST 10 DISEASE-RESISTANCE LOCUS RECEPTOR-LIKE PROTEIN KINASE-like 2.1, with translation MPGFTIKITQAFSSSHPTMTTPSSFLASILALAFFLATLPQSYSQQQNNTYSICSQSFSCGTLTNISYPFWGGNRPQFCGRNGFNLTCMDNRNTSLQVGSMNFHVLHINQTASTMRMVRTDLVYDRCSSNFTNTSLSSSPFSFLPTVQNVTVFYDCPSQDSVGGNSFTCQNDTNKHAFYVVNGTQLRQFPGLQNCGVSVLVQVSEGVVWDSGNGIEPLKKALDQGFDVKFDAEWSSQCTACRDSGGACGTNENDSDQFSCYCSGGTRGSVCSTHESSRNSRVLKLVLGFVGTGFALPLIAVIICRNKARIWKFILIQLGKIKKNDRIIEAFLESQGSMGIKRYSFSDVKKMTDSFKIKLGEGGYGSVYKGKLLNGCSVAVKILNESKENGEEFINEVASISKTSHVNIVSLLGFCLDGSRKALVYEFMSNGSLEKYIHKKSADKNKTTSPPLGWDRLNQIAIGIARGLEYLHKGCNTRILHFDIKPHNILLDETYRPKISDFGLAKLSTIDESIISMSNARGTVGYVAPEVFNKSFGGVSHKSDVYSYGMMLLEMVGGQKNINVEASRSSELYFPHLVIYKKLEQGNDLGLDGILSGEENEIAKRMTMVALWCIQTIPSHRPTISRVIDMLLGSADSLEMPPKPFLSSPPRSKDFSTAMSQSFDSLSCSS